The Hymenobacter sp. GOD-10R genome includes a window with the following:
- a CDS encoding MFS transporter: MTNNNTLTARVPKSEAQTALVTPMSSALVWLMAISCGLVVANIYYNQPLLSEIGRTFGMSDISVSLVATATQIGYTLGLLFVVPLGDKLERKRLILTELVLAAVVMGVAAWAPSFPVLLVASVWIGIFSAVPQLLIPMAANLASSEERGKIVGKVMSGLLVGILLSRTISGYVAAHFGWRMVFGAGGVAMLLLVAVLAVKLPKDQPVFEGTYGSLMKSLVTLTREFVPLRRAALVGAFLFASFSVFWTTLGFFLEGSPYFYKSDIVGFFGLIGACGALAAPLAGKMADKRGADYAIGIGIVAALASFVVLGVGGNYLIGLVVGIILLDVGVQGAHISNQSRIFALLPEARSRLNTVYMTAYFIGGSVGSVVGGAAWTTWHWPGVCAVGLLFVLLAFLANKFYGRSAEPAQ; this comes from the coding sequence ATGACTAACAACAACACACTGACCGCCCGCGTGCCCAAATCGGAAGCGCAAACGGCTCTAGTGACCCCCATGAGCAGCGCTTTGGTGTGGCTCATGGCTATTTCCTGCGGCCTGGTAGTCGCTAATATTTACTACAACCAGCCGCTGCTGTCCGAAATAGGCCGCACGTTCGGCATGTCCGACATCAGCGTTAGCTTAGTGGCTACCGCTACGCAGATTGGCTACACCCTAGGGCTACTATTTGTAGTGCCGCTCGGCGACAAGCTAGAGCGTAAGCGGTTGATCCTAACGGAACTGGTGCTAGCAGCCGTCGTAATGGGCGTGGCTGCATGGGCTCCGTCTTTTCCTGTTCTGCTGGTGGCAAGCGTGTGGATCGGCATTTTCTCGGCGGTACCGCAGCTGTTGATTCCTATGGCGGCCAACCTCGCCAGCAGCGAAGAGCGAGGCAAGATTGTGGGGAAGGTGATGAGCGGTTTGCTGGTTGGTATTCTGCTCTCGCGTACCATCAGCGGGTATGTGGCCGCTCATTTTGGCTGGCGCATGGTATTCGGGGCGGGCGGCGTGGCCATGCTGCTACTCGTGGCAGTGCTGGCCGTTAAGTTGCCCAAAGATCAGCCCGTTTTTGAGGGAACGTATGGCAGCCTAATGAAGTCTTTGGTGACACTAACGCGCGAGTTCGTGCCTTTACGGCGGGCCGCGCTGGTAGGAGCCTTTCTGTTTGCCAGCTTCAGCGTATTCTGGACGACGCTCGGCTTTTTTCTGGAAGGTAGCCCCTACTTCTATAAGAGCGACATCGTCGGCTTTTTCGGGCTGATTGGCGCCTGTGGTGCGCTAGCGGCGCCCCTAGCTGGGAAGATGGCCGATAAGCGCGGGGCGGACTATGCCATCGGCATTGGCATTGTGGCGGCGCTGGCCTCGTTTGTAGTGCTAGGTGTCGGCGGCAACTACCTGATAGGTTTGGTAGTGGGTATTATTCTGCTTGATGTGGGTGTACAGGGCGCGCATATCTCCAATCAGTCCCGCATTTTTGCGCTGTTGCCTGAGGCCCGCAGCCGCCTAAATACGGTGTACATGACGGCGTATTTCATTGGCGGCTCGGTGGGCTCAGTGGTTGGCGGCGCCGCCTGGACCACTTGGCACTGGCCTGGCGTGTGCGCCGTGGGGCTGCTTTTTGTTCTGCTGGCCTTTCTAGCCAACAAATTCTACGGCCGCTCTGCTGAGCCAGCGCAGTAG
- a CDS encoding YihY/virulence factor BrkB family protein — MASRPRIVRESMTKVRQPGQPRPKVWTDFFLLLRRAARELAANDPLRLGAATAFFTTFALPPILIILIQLLGSLYSTSAVRVLLLTKLSALLGTAAAGLVQQILQNVTNIERSRLVTWLGFGFLLFIATTLFVVIQNSLNQLWQIRPARASGRFHEIVKQRARSLRLLFATGLLSMVAFLIDAALSFFLEYFSSFNASFSHFLFQVLNVVTSILILAAWFAATFRNLNSAKVPWRAVVRGAALTAVLIELGEHVLGFLLVPRNLGPIYGPASSIVLVLLFVFYCAIIFYFGACFTKVYAHYVGMDIRPKKSAVRYRLVELDDEHHRPEPKP, encoded by the coding sequence ATGGCTTCACGCCCGCGGATTGTACGCGAGTCAATGACAAAAGTACGCCAGCCGGGCCAGCCCCGGCCGAAAGTTTGGACGGATTTCTTTCTGCTGCTGCGGCGAGCTGCCCGCGAGCTTGCCGCTAACGACCCCTTACGCTTGGGTGCGGCGACGGCCTTTTTCACCACGTTCGCCCTGCCGCCTATCCTCATTATCCTGATTCAGCTGCTCGGCTCGCTTTATTCGACCTCGGCTGTGCGGGTGCTATTGCTCACCAAGCTTTCGGCGCTGCTGGGCACGGCGGCGGCTGGACTGGTGCAGCAGATTCTTCAGAACGTCACCAACATCGAGCGGAGCCGCCTCGTTACGTGGCTCGGTTTCGGATTTCTGCTGTTCATTGCGACCACACTGTTTGTAGTCATTCAGAACTCGCTCAATCAACTCTGGCAGATCAGGCCCGCCCGCGCCAGTGGGCGTTTCCACGAAATTGTGAAGCAGCGGGCCCGCTCGCTCCGCCTGTTGTTTGCCACGGGCCTGCTGTCGATGGTGGCCTTCCTCATTGACGCCGCGCTGAGTTTCTTTCTAGAATACTTTAGCAGCTTCAATGCTAGCTTCAGCCATTTCCTGTTTCAAGTCCTGAACGTTGTCACCTCGATATTAATCCTGGCAGCGTGGTTTGCGGCTACATTCCGCAACCTTAATAGCGCTAAGGTACCCTGGCGGGCCGTGGTGCGCGGCGCGGCGCTTACGGCCGTACTCATTGAGCTAGGTGAGCATGTGCTTGGCTTTCTGCTGGTACCACGCAACCTAGGTCCGATTTACGGACCCGCCTCCAGCATCGTGCTGGTGCTGCTGTTTGTGTTTTATTGCGCCATCATTTTCTACTTCGGCGCCTGCTTCACCAAGGTTTACGCCCACTACGTCGGCATGGACATCAGGCCTAAGAAGTCGGCGGTGCGCTACCGCCTGGTGGAGCTCGACGACGAACACCACCGCCCCGAGCCGAAACCGTAG
- a CDS encoding DUF2062 domain-containing protein: MSLPPAPPATTSRPVAWLRRRVVDPLLNLLKQGLSPGQLSLTVALGVVFGLVPFLGGTTFLVTLTAVRLRLNVAAMLLVSHLLSPVQLLLLIPLLRLGARLFGTGPAPDLTIAKLRHLLAHDLGGAFSLLWRAELGALLLWALGSVPLAGLLYLGLRPLFKRIIARQAA, from the coding sequence TTGTCTCTGCCGCCCGCGCCGCCTGCTACTACCTCTCGCCCTGTTGCGTGGCTGCGTCGCCGCGTAGTCGATCCGCTGCTCAACTTACTTAAGCAAGGGTTGTCGCCGGGGCAGCTATCCCTCACCGTGGCTTTAGGCGTTGTGTTCGGCCTAGTGCCTTTTTTAGGTGGAACGACGTTCCTCGTGACCCTAACGGCTGTGCGCCTACGCCTGAACGTGGCGGCTATGCTGCTCGTGAGTCATTTGCTCAGTCCCGTGCAGCTGCTGCTGCTGATTCCGCTGCTACGCCTGGGGGCGCGGCTCTTTGGAACGGGGCCTGCCCCCGACCTAACTATTGCGAAGCTGCGTCATTTGCTGGCGCACGACCTAGGTGGCGCTTTTAGTCTGCTGTGGCGCGCCGAGCTGGGTGCCCTGCTGTTGTGGGCGTTGGGCTCCGTGCCGTTAGCTGGGCTGCTGTACCTAGGTTTGCGGCCCCTGTTCAAGCGAATTATCGCGCGGCAAGCAGCCTAA
- a CDS encoding enhanced serine sensitivity protein SseB C-terminal domain-containing protein has product MGLFDFLKSKKPTDAPATPAPADSSAAPAPAAPSAGPRYKGSNYTAPAPEAPVAPVIPPMPVPPMPQPPAFQPTNVLEELLMRAATEPQVRPGFYQALLQEEVIVITAPQEGVPAGEVTVEAGSEIQLQVLHDGKIPVFTSKDRIFDGENVPEPLTYLRLRGFDLFNMVQGADCALNPFSVVGKLLPAAEIADLMSGNLFQGAGAPDGTQMLIGPPAEEPTALIEALRAYCAEHSFIEIAHLAELRLENSQEPPRLLLAFQTEQNDPAFLQELGPVIQGTLSSTHQFVDMMLIDPNSDEPLNQYFQQVEPLYQRA; this is encoded by the coding sequence ATGGGTCTCTTCGACTTTCTAAAATCTAAAAAACCTACCGACGCCCCTGCTACTCCGGCGCCGGCCGATTCATCTGCTGCTCCGGCCCCGGCCGCTCCGTCTGCTGGCCCACGCTATAAAGGCTCTAACTATACGGCGCCAGCACCTGAGGCACCAGTAGCACCGGTGATTCCGCCGATGCCTGTACCGCCAATGCCGCAGCCGCCAGCCTTTCAGCCTACCAACGTTCTGGAAGAGCTATTGATGCGCGCCGCTACCGAGCCCCAGGTACGTCCAGGGTTCTACCAGGCCCTTCTGCAAGAGGAGGTTATCGTCATTACGGCTCCCCAAGAAGGAGTGCCAGCCGGTGAAGTAACCGTGGAAGCGGGCAGCGAAATTCAGTTGCAAGTGCTCCACGACGGCAAGATTCCGGTGTTCACCTCAAAGGACCGGATTTTCGACGGCGAGAACGTGCCCGAGCCGCTGACCTACCTGCGTTTGCGCGGCTTCGATTTGTTCAACATGGTGCAGGGCGCCGACTGCGCGCTGAACCCCTTCTCGGTAGTGGGCAAGCTGCTGCCCGCCGCCGAAATTGCCGATTTGATGTCGGGCAATCTTTTCCAAGGCGCCGGAGCGCCAGATGGCACGCAGATGCTGATTGGCCCGCCCGCCGAAGAGCCAACGGCGCTGATTGAAGCCCTACGCGCTTATTGCGCGGAGCATTCGTTCATTGAAATTGCGCACCTAGCGGAGTTGCGGCTAGAAAACAGCCAGGAGCCCCCACGCCTGCTGCTAGCGTTCCAGACGGAGCAAAATGACCCTGCCTTCTTGCAAGAGCTAGGTCCTGTTATTCAGGGCACCTTGTCGAGCACGCATCAATTCGTAGATATGATGCTGATTGATCCTAACTCCGACGAACCGCTCAACCAGTACTTCCAGCAAGTAGAGCCGCTTTATCAGCGCGCCTAA
- a CDS encoding cytochrome c, which produces MKLGPLQWVRAAAVLVAVLLLAGCFTKRKDEGARLYAQRCASCHGEQGEGLRRLIPPLAGSDYLAQHRSSLPCQLRKGLAGEIEVNGVNYNQLMPGSESLTDSEITNLLNYVQTSWGNKGEVWTIREVADELKYCGGARGL; this is translated from the coding sequence ATGAAGCTAGGGCCACTGCAATGGGTACGCGCCGCGGCCGTGCTGGTAGCGGTGCTGCTGCTCGCCGGCTGCTTTACCAAGCGCAAAGACGAAGGCGCCCGCCTGTATGCGCAACGGTGTGCCAGCTGCCACGGCGAGCAAGGAGAGGGCTTGCGGCGCCTCATTCCCCCGCTAGCTGGCTCCGATTACTTAGCCCAACACCGCAGTAGTTTGCCCTGCCAACTACGCAAGGGGCTAGCGGGTGAAATCGAAGTGAACGGCGTGAATTACAACCAGTTAATGCCCGGCAGCGAAAGCCTCACCGATTCCGAAATCACGAACCTGTTGAACTACGTACAAACTTCCTGGGGCAACAAAGGGGAAGTCTGGACAATTCGGGAGGTGGCCGACGAGTTGAAGTACTGCGGCGGCGCGCGCGGCTTGTAG
- a CDS encoding SCO family protein produces the protein MISSAFRRALPMSLLALASTFVLPACSSKNAPAETASRLPFYGDRAMQPAPMAGPADTIFTVPAFTLTNQEGKTITNDTFKGKIYVTDFFFATCPSICPKMQSELLRVYEKFQGDPRVLFLSHTIDPAHDSIPVLRDYAERLGIKDASRWHFATAPHDTIFGLARAYMTGAQKDSTVKGGYAHSGTFALVDPQHHIRGVYDGMEPTQVNKLMQDIPLLLKEIEAEKQTASR, from the coding sequence ATGATTTCTTCCGCTTTCCGTCGTGCTCTGCCGATGAGCCTGCTAGCGCTGGCTAGCACCTTTGTTTTGCCTGCTTGCTCTTCCAAGAACGCTCCCGCCGAAACCGCCTCGCGCTTACCCTTCTATGGCGACCGGGCTATGCAGCCCGCGCCCATGGCCGGCCCAGCCGATACTATTTTCACGGTACCAGCCTTCACCCTCACCAACCAGGAAGGCAAGACCATCACCAACGACACCTTCAAGGGTAAGATCTACGTGACGGACTTCTTCTTCGCGACCTGCCCAAGCATTTGCCCCAAGATGCAGAGCGAGCTGCTGCGCGTGTACGAAAAGTTTCAGGGCGACCCTCGGGTGCTCTTTCTCTCCCACACCATCGATCCGGCGCACGATTCCATTCCGGTGCTGCGCGATTACGCCGAGCGCCTAGGTATCAAGGATGCCAGCCGTTGGCACTTTGCCACGGCCCCGCACGATACCATTTTCGGCTTAGCCCGCGCTTATATGACGGGCGCGCAGAAAGACTCTACCGTGAAAGGTGGTTATGCGCACAGCGGCACTTTCGCGCTGGTTGATCCGCAACACCACATCCGCGGGGTGTACGATGGCATGGAGCCCACGCAGGTGAACAAGCTCATGCAAGATATTCCGTTGCTGCTGAAGGAGATAGAAGCCGAAAAGCAAACCGCCTCCCGATGA
- a CDS encoding sensor histidine kinase encodes MIFKRLEVGILVRLLGLFALLYAAVYYAHQGSYMPALFLGLLLTALSLELARYVARGNQELASFLLAMKYRDFSQHFNESSAEPSLAKLHAAFNQINGTFRQLSTEKEAQFTYLQTVLALIDTGIISYDTEGQVEWVNESFKQTLALPYLHNIHALPKRHPVLYEAIMQLSPGVPTVVKLAVGQKTMQLLLSATTFKLQNRSFTLIAFKNVSHALDETETEAWQKLLRVMTHEIMNSVAPIASLADTLRHHVRLEKEKATVPLGYDANLLDDVEEGIRIIQHRSEGLLNFAQVYRNFSKITTPLLTTIYVQELFRSIQTLLARQLAEQHVELTVSVQPADLLLQADSRLMEQVLINLVLNAAHAVEGRPQPQIQLVAKTNDTGRILLEVIDNGTGIPTALLDSIFIPFFTTHKHGSGIGLSLAKQIMHLHKGSIQVQSEEGIGSVFRLTF; translated from the coding sequence ATGATCTTTAAGCGGCTCGAAGTTGGCATTCTTGTGCGGCTGCTTGGGCTGTTTGCATTGCTGTACGCAGCGGTGTACTACGCGCACCAAGGCTCCTACATGCCCGCGCTGTTCCTTGGTTTGCTGCTGACGGCGCTAAGTCTAGAGCTGGCACGTTACGTCGCACGCGGAAACCAGGAGCTAGCTAGCTTCCTGCTCGCCATGAAGTACCGCGACTTTTCCCAACACTTCAACGAAAGCTCCGCGGAACCTTCGTTGGCGAAACTGCATGCTGCTTTCAATCAAATCAATGGCACCTTCCGCCAGCTCAGCACCGAGAAGGAGGCCCAGTTCACTTACCTACAAACGGTGCTAGCCCTGATCGACACAGGTATTATCTCCTACGACACAGAGGGGCAAGTGGAATGGGTTAACGAGTCGTTTAAGCAGACGCTGGCACTCCCCTATCTGCATAATATCCACGCCCTGCCGAAACGCCATCCGGTACTGTACGAGGCTATTATGCAACTGTCGCCCGGCGTTCCGACGGTGGTGAAGCTCGCTGTTGGGCAGAAAACCATGCAGCTGCTGCTATCAGCCACCACGTTTAAGCTTCAGAATCGCAGCTTCACGCTGATTGCGTTCAAAAACGTGAGCCACGCCCTCGACGAAACAGAAACCGAGGCTTGGCAGAAGCTCCTACGCGTGATGACGCATGAAATCATGAACTCGGTGGCGCCTATTGCCTCCCTAGCCGATACGCTGCGCCACCATGTACGGCTGGAGAAAGAAAAAGCGACCGTTCCGCTTGGCTACGACGCCAACTTGCTCGACGATGTCGAAGAGGGCATCCGCATCATTCAGCACCGCAGCGAAGGGCTACTGAACTTCGCCCAGGTGTACCGCAACTTTAGCAAGATCACCACGCCGCTGCTCACCACCATCTACGTGCAGGAGCTCTTTCGCAGCATCCAGACGCTGCTAGCCCGCCAGCTCGCGGAGCAGCACGTGGAGCTTACCGTTTCTGTGCAGCCCGCTGATTTGCTCCTGCAAGCCGACAGTCGCCTGATGGAGCAGGTGCTCATCAACTTGGTGCTCAATGCTGCCCATGCGGTGGAAGGCCGGCCGCAGCCGCAGATTCAGCTCGTGGCTAAAACGAACGACACGGGGCGCATCCTACTCGAGGTAATCGACAATGGCACTGGCATTCCTACTGCCTTGCTCGACAGTATTTTTATTCCATTCTTCACCACGCACAAGCATGGCTCAGGCATTGGGTTGAGCCTAGCGAAGCAAATCATGCACTTGCACAAGGGCAGCATCCAGGTGCAGTCGGAAGAAGGTATAGGCAGCGTATTCCGACTCACATTCTGA
- a CDS encoding sigma-54 dependent transcriptional regulator, translating to MASTKARVLIVDDDSDVLFAVKMLLKTEAQEVVTEKNPENLLSLLSRQSFDAIFLDMNFKSTLGTGNEGLYWLSRILERDKEATVIMITAHGEISTAVRSLKAGATDFIVKPWHNEKFLETLHAALQQKARKASPSSSAPKRSASLAAEAILGNSEPMQELLHNIEKVAPTEANVLLLGENGTGKELVAKALHQRSFRANKPFVTADLAAMSEGIFESELFGHKRGSFTDAKEDRVGRFEAASTGTLFLDEIGNISLPQQAKLLTALQNRQVIPVGSNVPVPVNIRLISATNAPLYELAATGQFRKDLIYRINTVEITLPPLRERGDDVLLLAKHFAGLYAARNHKPTPEFEPATFKKLKQHSWPGNIRELQHAVERAIILAEGNVLRPQDFLFSAMEMPRPAPGLLLPDYTTGPLQLQEVEKNTILRVIERHNGNITKAAKELGITRTALYRRLEKHDL from the coding sequence ATGGCTTCCACTAAAGCACGCGTGTTGATAGTTGACGACGACAGCGACGTGCTGTTTGCGGTCAAAATGCTGCTCAAAACCGAGGCGCAGGAAGTCGTGACCGAGAAGAACCCCGAGAACCTGCTTTCGCTGCTGAGTCGGCAATCGTTCGATGCCATCTTCCTGGATATGAACTTCAAGAGCACCCTAGGTACCGGCAACGAGGGGCTTTATTGGCTCAGCCGCATCTTGGAGCGCGACAAGGAAGCTACCGTCATTATGATCACCGCCCACGGCGAAATCAGCACCGCCGTGCGTTCCCTGAAGGCTGGCGCCACCGATTTTATCGTGAAGCCCTGGCACAATGAAAAGTTTCTGGAAACGCTGCACGCTGCGTTGCAGCAAAAAGCCCGGAAAGCTAGCCCCAGCAGCAGCGCTCCCAAGCGCTCCGCATCCTTGGCCGCGGAAGCTATTCTGGGCAACTCGGAGCCGATGCAGGAGCTGTTGCACAACATAGAAAAAGTGGCGCCCACGGAAGCCAACGTGCTGCTGCTTGGGGAGAATGGCACAGGCAAAGAACTAGTAGCTAAGGCGCTGCACCAGCGGTCTTTCCGAGCCAACAAGCCTTTCGTGACGGCCGACCTAGCGGCCATGAGTGAAGGCATCTTTGAAAGCGAGCTTTTTGGTCATAAAAGAGGCTCCTTCACCGACGCCAAAGAAGACCGCGTAGGCCGCTTCGAAGCCGCTTCGACGGGCACGTTGTTCCTCGATGAAATCGGGAACATCTCCCTTCCGCAGCAAGCCAAGCTACTGACCGCCCTGCAAAACCGACAGGTGATTCCGGTGGGTAGCAATGTGCCCGTGCCCGTTAATATTCGGCTTATTTCGGCGACCAATGCGCCTCTGTACGAGCTAGCGGCTACCGGGCAGTTTCGTAAAGACCTGATCTACCGCATCAATACCGTGGAAATTACCCTGCCGCCCCTGCGCGAGCGAGGCGACGACGTGCTGCTGCTAGCCAAGCACTTCGCGGGCTTATACGCGGCTCGCAACCACAAGCCCACCCCCGAGTTTGAGCCGGCAACGTTCAAAAAGCTCAAGCAGCACAGCTGGCCCGGCAATATTCGGGAGCTACAGCATGCCGTGGAGCGAGCCATCATCTTAGCCGAAGGCAACGTGCTACGCCCGCAGGACTTCCTGTTTTCGGCCATGGAGATGCCTCGGCCTGCCCCTGGCCTGCTCCTGCCGGACTACACTACGGGCCCTTTGCAGCTGCAAGAGGTAGAGAAAAACACGATTCTGCGCGTTATCGAGCGGCACAACGGCAATATTACTAAAGCCGCCAAAGAGCTAGGTATCACGCGTACCGCCCTTTACCGCCGTCTCGAAAAGCATGATCTTTAA
- a CDS encoding efflux RND transporter periplasmic adaptor subunit, with protein MDVLIQKKTWTSRKLLLIAGVVLIAGVLAASLFSTAGPTKLNVDPERITISEVTKGTFQEFIPIDGTVMPIKTIYLDATEGGTVKSILVEDGATLAAGQPILQLANSDLQLEMVNRETAVFDLMNNLQNTRNVMQQNRIQQLNQLADVDYQLQEAKRIYELNKTLYEQKVISRQDFSQSQNNYQHQVRKQHLTRQTLRQDSVATRQQLNQMQESVTRMQGNLALMRKKMDDLTIKAPVSGRITSLNAEIGESKARGQRIGQLDMLNGLKVRANIDEYYISRIFPGQKGEFILSGHRYVLSVKKIYTQVTKGLQVDMEFVGPTPADIRRGQTLQVRLALSDQTQAVLVPKGGFNQKTGGNWVFKVNDSGTKAYKADIRLGRQNPEYYEVLEGLKPGDKVVTSSYEGYEDMGELVLKDKQE; from the coding sequence ATGGATGTACTTATTCAAAAGAAGACTTGGACCTCCCGCAAGCTACTACTCATAGCTGGCGTGGTGCTCATCGCGGGCGTATTAGCCGCTAGCTTGTTCTCCACGGCGGGCCCTACCAAGCTGAACGTAGACCCGGAGCGCATTACGATCAGCGAAGTCACGAAGGGCACGTTTCAGGAGTTCATCCCCATCGACGGCACCGTGATGCCGATCAAAACCATCTACCTCGATGCTACGGAAGGTGGCACCGTGAAAAGCATTTTGGTGGAAGATGGCGCCACGCTCGCCGCGGGCCAGCCCATTTTGCAACTAGCCAACAGCGACTTGCAGCTAGAAATGGTAAACCGCGAAACGGCCGTGTTCGACCTGATGAATAACCTGCAGAACACGCGGAACGTGATGCAGCAAAACCGCATTCAGCAGCTCAACCAGCTCGCCGACGTCGACTACCAGCTGCAAGAAGCCAAGCGCATTTACGAGCTAAACAAAACACTCTACGAGCAGAAAGTCATCTCGCGCCAAGATTTCAGTCAGAGCCAAAACAACTACCAGCATCAGGTGCGCAAGCAGCATCTCACCCGGCAAACGTTGCGGCAGGATTCCGTGGCTACGCGCCAGCAGCTCAACCAAATGCAGGAGTCGGTGACGCGCATGCAGGGCAACCTAGCGTTGATGCGCAAGAAGATGGATGATCTCACCATCAAGGCGCCGGTGTCCGGACGTATCACGTCCTTAAACGCCGAAATAGGGGAGTCGAAAGCCCGCGGGCAGCGCATTGGCCAGCTCGATATGCTCAATGGGCTAAAGGTGCGCGCCAACATTGACGAGTATTATATCTCACGCATCTTTCCGGGGCAGAAAGGCGAGTTTATACTCAGCGGGCACCGCTATGTGCTCAGCGTGAAGAAGATCTATACCCAGGTTACCAAAGGCTTACAAGTCGATATGGAGTTTGTAGGGCCAACGCCGGCCGATATTCGCCGCGGCCAAACCCTGCAGGTGCGCCTAGCCCTGAGCGACCAAACCCAGGCCGTGCTGGTGCCCAAAGGTGGCTTTAACCAGAAAACCGGCGGCAACTGGGTTTTCAAGGTGAACGACAGCGGCACCAAGGCCTACAAAGCCGACATTCGCCTAGGTCGCCAAAACCCGGAATACTATGAGGTGCTTGAAGGCCTCAAACCCGGCGACAAAGTAGTGACTTCCAGTTACGAAGGCTACGAAGACATGGGCGAATTAGTACTCAAAGACAAACAGGAATAA
- a CDS encoding ABC transporter ATP-binding protein translates to MIKIENLEKIYRTEEVQTKALNKVSLMVNEGEFVAIMGPSGCGKSTLLNIIGLLDEPDGGSLQFAGTEIAHYNERRRAELRKKHLGFVFQSFNLIDELTVVENVELPLLYLGIGAAERKQKVEQVLEKMQLMHRRNHFPQQLSGGQQQRVAVARAVINSPRLILADEPTGNLDSSNGNEVMELLTELNEAGTTIIMVTHSEHDARYAHRVIRLLDGEVVLENVHKQFTA, encoded by the coding sequence ATGATCAAGATCGAAAACTTAGAAAAGATATACCGCACGGAAGAGGTGCAAACCAAGGCGCTGAACAAGGTTTCCCTGATGGTGAATGAGGGTGAGTTCGTGGCCATCATGGGCCCTTCAGGATGCGGCAAGTCTACTTTGCTCAATATCATTGGGTTGCTGGATGAGCCGGATGGGGGTAGCCTTCAGTTTGCCGGTACCGAAATAGCACACTACAATGAGCGGCGCCGGGCGGAGCTGCGCAAGAAGCACCTAGGGTTTGTGTTTCAGAGCTTCAACCTGATCGACGAACTGACAGTGGTGGAGAATGTGGAGCTGCCGCTGCTGTACCTAGGCATAGGTGCCGCCGAGCGCAAGCAGAAAGTAGAGCAGGTGCTGGAAAAAATGCAGCTTATGCACCGCCGCAACCACTTCCCGCAGCAGCTTTCGGGTGGGCAGCAGCAGCGCGTAGCCGTGGCCCGGGCCGTTATCAATTCACCCCGTCTGATTCTGGCCGACGAACCCACCGGTAACCTCGACTCCAGCAATGGCAACGAGGTGATGGAGCTGCTAACCGAGCTGAACGAAGCCGGCACCACCATCATCATGGTGACACACTCCGAGCACGACGCCCGCTACGCCCACCGCGTCATCCGCCTGCTCGACGGGGAAGTGGTGCTAGAAAATGTACACAAGCAGTTTACTGCCTGA